In Glycine max cultivar Williams 82 chromosome 4, Glycine_max_v4.0, whole genome shotgun sequence, the genomic stretch aaaataagatatataattttcattctatAAGCTAATTTTTGAAATCTAACTTAAGTTCAAATCGAAATTCTACAGGAGAAATATCCCTGGTATGATGTGTCAATAATAGCAATGCTTTTGCACGCAATTAAATAGCATGACATGCATAATTCAATCATCTATCAAAGAGTTtcctttttataatatttaaaaaaatagttaaaacgATCTATCAAAAGCTTAGTAATAAGTAAAACTATTAACTAATgctgcattttctttttttctcccatCACAACTTACCTTTCATGGAAACTTCAATAAACTACTATTAAATTTCCATAAAATTAGAACCATAAGCGAGTGAAACGAGGTTTCTGTTCCAAACCCATCATGAGATTACGTCTAATTAATCTCCGTCCTTCTCCTCTCAGTTCTTATACACAGACTCTCTCTAACACACTCCCACATACTCCGTACATAAACTACAGGCACTACTAGCTAGGAATTAGGATAGAAAACAACGTAAGAATGTGCTTTAcacatacatgtatatatataagtatggtattagtatatatatgtgtatataaataCTGAGAGAAAAGTCAAAAGAGTAGTgagtgataatatatatatacatactagTCCGTATGTACGTACCTGGCGTTGCTATAATCAAAGAGCTTCCCGGTAGATGAGAAAACAATGAGACCAACCTCAGCATCGCATAGCACAGAAAGCTCTTCAGCTTTCTTGAACAGCCCTCGCCTCCTCTTAGAAAATGTTACTTGCCTCGCCGTTATGTTGTcgattttctttatctttatcttcgCCCTCGTCATTTTATAAATTAGCTGCACAAAGctgagagtaaaaaaaaaaactattttaattaaacacaTTCTCTCACActtttctaaaaacaaaataacaatatatgCCATATATATaaggatatatcatatatatgggATGATAAACACTGGGTTCTTGCGTAACTTAGATAGAAAAAAAACCCTAATAAAACACACACTGGCCAGTTTCAGATCTGGTTaaggggaagagaaaaaagaacctACTACCCAAAAGGAAGATCGTGAGCATGCAAGGGTATGAGAGCTTTGGATTGGTGGGACCTCGTTGTCCTTTTTCATGAGAAGCCAAATTCAGATTGGTGGggtttgatttaaatttgttGATATATTTCACCCTAGTTGGAGCACTATCTCGATTTGTGAAAGGGGaaaattgaagaagaagaagaaaatgttacCAATCAGATACAGTAGTATCAAATAAAGGAACTAGAGAACGAGAACTCTGAGGAGTCAAGAACACATCAAGAAAGAGAGacagaaaagagagagaaagaaagataaccTTGATTGGAAATACTGGCTTGGTaacaagaaaggaaagaaacctTCCCTTAATAGGTAAACGCTGGactctttctatttttattactaattatacaatatactttctttttttaattattttttcttgccTGAAATtcgtttaaaataattaagatgacCATGACAAAATGGTCAAAGTTGGATAAGGATATTTCAAAAAACTAGGACAATCAATTCTAGGAAAACTGCCATTGGTTCTTTAGAGATAGATGTGAACGCGATCTCATATTTTTCGTTTTGtcttttacaattattttttgataaatatattttttatataaatttaaatttataataaataaatattttaaatttatgataaatacattatattatacttaaatatacttttatccATTATAATTCATGATTGTACAATTTTGCTgtaataacaaattttattacaCATTGAtcttcactttttttaaaaaaatttagtaattttatagtttgttgttaatttttaaataaaaaatattaatgtaatatttaaatgatGAACTTACATTGACACATTTGATTAATAAAGTGATagttctctatatatatattacatgttTGGATATtagcaattcaaattttagtttatacTATCACCTCTATACATTGATTAGGGTTAAGTCATCATATGTCTAAGACTATCACATTATTTATCGCCTCACacatttattatcatattactTAGATGTGATGTTatcaatttttgttaaaaaattaacaacaaattaagagtaaaaatcataattgttaaatttcaaaaatgtgAAAACCAAATGTGTAATAGAAATTTCTTAGgtaacaaattaaaatgatacAATCATAAATCTATAGAAGCTGCTTGTTTCATGGAAATTTTTTACATTCTCAAAAATTTCATTCatgagtattttaaaaaataatgtttggttacattttaatatgtttgagaatatctttttaaattttaaatattttaaataaaaatatataaaagtaaaattaatgatattttagcAAATAATTATACTTATTCCTATGAGAATACCTCATTCTTGTCCCTCCACTTGGGAATAAAAGTGTAGgaaagtataataaaaatagaagttaTTATATTTGTAGGAATCATTAAtaccttaaaatatttttttccataacTAGTAACAAACGTGGGTATGTAATAGTCTTATGTTACATCCCCGAAATTAACCTTTAATCTGTTAAACAAATACACTCATAGGGGtccaaaaagaatataaaatattatttttgagtCACCATGACATTACTCTAAagcatttattagttttattaatgACTAAGTTCTATCAAGAAACATGGTTAGTCACATTTAGTCAGTCTCCTAGGTATGATTTTTCatctacaaaatttaaacttgatatattttttaaaaggatcGAGCCAATACCATCGGACTAATGACTTGTTAATATTTAAGCCtttatattatcatataaagttatttttaattattgaaatttttattaaaaaaatatttttttaaaaaaagataaaataatctataaaaaagattttaaaaatagtttgagatagctaaaaaataattttaaggattatctgttaaataaaataatttaaattaagagatatattctaaaaataaaataaaacactatagaaatttaaataagaCATGTATCTCagtggaataaaaaaaaagaatttaagaaATGCTCCCGTTCAATGATAAGGAATTATGACTtcgtatttataatataatataggagcagattaataattaattaacagtAATATAAGtaccttttatatattaaataaataccatcaatatttatcatttgtttatatttcccttttttttatattatcatcatacttatatttttatctctttcttgtGAATTAAAACTCAATAAGAGGTTTATAGGACGAGTTGGGATAGCTTTATATTTGACCCGTGAACTTAAATTTAATTCGATTAAGATCCaacaaaaatgaatgaaaatcagGTCAACTCGACTATAATTGGCATAATATATTAATCTGAATGTTAAATATAACTAgatcttataattaaataaatacacaacaaaaattaaggtatattttgtaatatatattttaagatatataatatcgatataaatataatattaataatatctatgtaaaataattttttatttattaaattaagaagTTATAGTTGAATGACTTGGACTTGTTTTTTAACGTATAAGTCTAATTTTATGAAtccaaatttgttaaaaatccCTTTGTCCCAAGCCGAATTGATTAAACGGGCTAGGTCATTGACATCCCTAATAATATCATGTTAGATAAAATTTGCATTTTATAATATGAAGGAATTGTTTGTCTAcgaaatcatttttatttttttcaatgaatttgtacatgaattattttcattcaatatcaTGTTAGGTCATATATGATGTACACGAACTATTTTCATTTGATAATACGAAGGATTGTTtatctataaattattttctatttattttttcaatgaatattttatatatttctgtGGAGTATTGCTTTTTCGTACATCATGGCCATGCTGCCTGTCTGACGTGCTTTTACCTCTGaattattatttcatatgaTACATTATTCTATCCTAtactaatttttctattttttatatcaataatcaatatgcaaataattaataatacatttatttatttattatacaataaatttaattaagatataGTGTGACAGTGAAAAAAACTATACTATTATTTAGTCAAGCAATgtcattatttaaaaagttacacGTATGATTGCATTAAAAACTATACTAttgtacaataaatttatttaaaatatagtgtgacagtgaaaaaaattatactatttatttattatacaataatatttttgataaatattttttatttttataataattatttttaaaaagttacatGTATGATtgcatttattaaaattaaacattattaattagtgtgtatcatataataattaaaattaattaatttcaaaatatgtttgattgatATCCTTTATTATCAATAATATATCCTATATGTTTATCGTCATAATGAGAGAgacattttgaaaaattacaaaatggtcctatatttattaaaaagctATAAAATGgtcatttaaataatattttatagcaTGGTTATCCAAAATAACTGAAAAAGTCATTATTtaaagataaacaaaaaatgatttaagaGACTATTTTACAACTTTCAATAAACAAGATActattttgtaacttttaaaaataaagagcaGCTTATAACCTAAAATAAAGATAAGTAACCAACAGCCTAATtagtccataaaaaatatatttgtatttaatgTAGTTGTAAAGGGGACTGGTGattgcaaaagaaacaaaagagttGAAAGAATAAAGAAGAATTTAAATTCACTGACATTGATGAACCTAATCATATATGAaggtaaaaaaattgcattttctcattttaataaaacatatatatttattttaaatttttatatttttgcacatcctaattttatatgtttaaatacTGACCTGTTTTTAGGTGAGCATAAACAAATACATTAAAATCAAATCATTGTCCATTTTTAAATGGACATTTcgttaattttcaatatttttaccaAACTAAATTAACGAATTTCGTGTAAAAACTATAAAGAGTGCAAACGGGTAGTAAATACCaaatagttataaataattctattaaaaaaaatagttatgaaaATCACGTGACGTGAGTTAATCTGGAAACAGAGTATACAAAATCCAACATTTATTTACACTTGGGGCATGGCTAGTTTTAACAAAACGTTAACCCAGTTTGTCCAGAAGTAGCAGTCAATGTGTTCAGCACTGTCGCTGATGTAACTGTAACTCCCAGCACGAGGCCTATCAccacaacaataacaaaataaattaaaaaaaactaaaacatgaaaacaagcAGAGCCGAAGCGGAACGCTTGCTAGCGATCGGCGAGAAGCTGCTTCAGAGCCGCGATCTGAGCAGCTCGCGCGACTTCGCCATCCTCGCCCAGGAAGCCGAGCCGCTCCTCGAAGGCTCCGACCAGATCCTGGCCATCGTCGAAGTCCTCCTCGCCGCCGAGAAGCCAATCACCAACGACCACCTCGATTGGTACGCTATTCTCCAGGTCGATCGCACGTGCCAGGACCTCGATCTCATCAAAAAACAGTACCGTAGACTCGGTCTTCTTCTTCACCCCGACAAGAACCCTTTCTCCCTCGCCGACCACGCCTTCAAGCTCGTCTCCGATGCCTGGGCCGTGCTTTCCGACCCGGTCCAGAAAGCGATTTATGACAGGGACGTGGCCGGTTCGGTCGAACCGGAGAGCTTCTGGACCGCGTGTCCGTACTGTTATTTTCTCTACGAGTACCCTGCGGTTTGCGAGGGGTGCTGCCTGAGGTGCCAGAATTGCGAGAGGTCCTTCCATGGGCTTTCGATTCCCTCGCTGCCGCCGCTCGTGCCGGGCCAGGAGGCCTATTATTGTAACTGGGGCTGCTTGCCCATGGGCTTTGTGTTTGGGAATTTGGGCTCCGATGGGCCTGGGCCTGGACCTGGGCCTATGGTCGAGAATGGACCTACTGCGGTGGCGGTTTCGAATGGGGTTAACGTTGCTTCGCGGAAGCGTGGAAGGCCGCGAAAGGGGGTTTGAGTTTTGTtcactttttgtttttggttttgcttGGAGCGAATTGCAACTGAAGCAAAACATGGAGgtggtgttttgttttgtttattttttttttttaccttaattatttctttgtttgttGTACATGCATGCTCTTTTCGTTGTTGTTGATGTTATAAATGTAGCTCTCTT encodes the following:
- the LOC100802055 gene encoding dnaJ homolog subfamily B member 14, giving the protein MKTSRAEAERLLAIGEKLLQSRDLSSSRDFAILAQEAEPLLEGSDQILAIVEVLLAAEKPITNDHLDWYAILQVDRTCQDLDLIKKQYRRLGLLLHPDKNPFSLADHAFKLVSDAWAVLSDPVQKAIYDRDVAGSVEPESFWTACPYCYFLYEYPAVCEGCCLRCQNCERSFHGLSIPSLPPLVPGQEAYYCNWGCLPMGFVFGNLGSDGPGPGPGPMVENGPTAVAVSNGVNVASRKRGRPRKGV